A single genomic interval of Helianthus annuus cultivar XRQ/B chromosome 13, HanXRQr2.0-SUNRISE, whole genome shotgun sequence harbors:
- the LOC110899303 gene encoding uncharacterized protein LOC110899303, translated as MNSPERIAEAKQTPVVYLLLRCSIALLFPLILILVAVFSVVIFALFLSNFSISYPISVPCQCRIVSSNVDLRSTKVCELGLLNYKAKHVFYPSEKKKFRCRHDYYWASVFEVEYTDHSGHLHTAFAEAPNEALPLDCRPTFNAAWMAKDRFKVNETYDCWYTLGISKLNLYYDEFFNCQADHPSTTEMLKRYLILSMEMFTSWFSQKGRSNIVSWGAIAGAVTGFVTSLITVALGRMLYLLKSRIVSTSMIRDAYLIRFKRACFLVAYFSFVSWLAVQYWGKLGLLDIFGAHT; from the exons ATGAATTCGCCGGAGCGGATAGCGGAGGCGAAACAGACACCCGTCGTATACCTATTGCTCCGATGCTCTATCGCTCTCCTCTTTCCTCTAATTTTAATCCTTGTAGCTGTCTTTTCCGTTGTCATTTTCGCCTTGTTTCTTAGCAATTTCTCCATTTCCTATCCGATCTCTGTCCCCTGCCAGTGCAGGATTGTGTCCAGCA ATGTAGATCTTAGGTCAACAAAAGTGTGTGAACTTGGGTTGCTAAATTATAAAGCAAAGCATGTGTTTTATCCATCCGAGAAGAAGAAGTTCAGATGCCGCCATGATTATTATTGGGCTTCTGTATTCGAG GTAGAATATACAGATCACTCCGGTCATCTTCATACTGCGTTTGCGGAAGCTCCTAATGAGGCTCTCCCACTTGATTGCAGACCAACTTTCAACGCTGCATGGATGGCAAAAGATAGATTCAAG GTGAATGAAACGTATGATTGCTGGTATACACTCGGCATTTCCAAACTAAATTTGTATTACGATGAGTTTTTTAATTGCCAAGCTGACCACCCGTCAACGACTGAGATGCTTAAGCGCTATCTTATCTT GTCCATGGAGATGTTCACGTCGTGGTTTTCTCAAAAGGGCCGGTCTAACATTGTGAGTTGGGGAGCCATAGCTGGGGCGGTTACGGGTTTTGTAACCTCTTTGATCACGGTCGCATTGGGTAGAATGCTATATCTACTCAAATCACGCATTGTTAGTACGAGTATGATAAGGGATGCGTATTTGATCCGTTTCAAACGGGCGTGTTTTCTTGTAGCATATTTTTCTTTTGTGAGTTGGTTAGCAGTTCAGTATTGGGGAAAGCTTGGTCTCTTGGACATCTTTGGTGCTCATACATag